A stretch of DNA from Juglans microcarpa x Juglans regia isolate MS1-56 chromosome 5D, Jm3101_v1.0, whole genome shotgun sequence:
gaAAGCTGTagtaaaatgtcttccaaaatcttaaatgaataaaatttgtgtcataacaataattttattctagaaggtcTGAAACTATatcaactgctccttctaattCTGGTCCGCCAGCTCGTATTCATCAttctcacctgggtggttaaaaacatgaaaccaactaaaataagtcaaaggctcagcaagaaatccatcacaacgtaaacataataaacataaggtgttcataaaagttttcatgctaagaacttaaaatttatgactatttatactgatgtttatgttatttatctgaattaactgactgatctgactgatttatctaaTTTAACTGATtaatctgactggccaacacacttaactctGTGTACGAGATTGTGCACCGGCTCCACATCCCGCGGCCGCGAGGGGAGCCGCtcatagtattctagcatattatggtggaccacacttgagcccgtggcttgcacattcactttgaaactgaactgcattgataccatgcatctgatgaccatctgattaactgatctgatcttatcttgcactttgaacttaagatagcttacgtgtcttatacacatgagatgcataacataatacatatataattataatttctgaattcgaacatgatgcggaatgacataaTCGTATActatgttggatgacatgtttgcatatggcatgagtggttcataaataatgattgtcaatgaactggcttaaataatacttatatataagctgaactgtgattattactaatttatgatcaaattacccACCTCGTTGCGCTTCTTCTTAaatatcacttcgtaactcaacacctatatgcaataataattatcactaaatttgtttgggaacaatatatactaatatcctactaaattaaattaataatctagaagatagtcaaataaatcttttgtttaacactataatcaataaattctgatatttaaattacttaaatactaataacatattataatttaatagaatactagggctattttaaaataagtcataaaaatctcaattcttaaaataagtttcatttcttaacataaaaactcataacatattactcaatttctctatttaaaatataacataataattttattaaaaaatcctactaaatatacaaagaaaatattaactaaaatattaggctcaataatatactttaaaatatatttcaaattttttaaacacttttttttttataaaaatgagcttatgattaatatatttatttaataaaactaaactcaacttgaaatattaaactcaacttcaaaCAAAATGCCGTAATAGTCTCCATAATTATCATATACTTAAGTGCAAGgttataaaagtaattatacttaaaacaatCCTTCAAGATATTACAAGAATGGATTAAAAGGGCATATATGTAATATTGTTAACATATATTCGCAGTAACCCATCAACCTAAAAACACAACTTATAACATGAAGAGAACAGAAGCTCGGAAGAGAAGCGTGAAATACAGgggctcaccgagagagaggctGTCGTGCGACGATTCTGGGTGGCTGGCGAGGGTCACGGAGGCACGACTGGGTGGTCCTCTGGGCAGGGAGGTGAGACAtcgagagagaaagtgagagttagagagagagagagtgtgtgtgtgatcTGTCAAGCCGACTGGAATAGAGGGAGGAGGGTGGCGACAGTCCTGGGCTTACCGTGGTGGTGCGAGGCCGAAGGAAGTGAACCATGCGGCAGTTTTTGTGGCTTCCCAAGTGGTTTTTCGGCATTCTGAGGTGGCTACCGTGCAAGAGAAGCAGAGGCTTCAGGCTTCGCGCTCATGGCTGTTGCGGTGTGCCTTGGCAGTTGAGGGTGGTCCGATGTATTctatggtggccggtggtggcgtcGGTGTGTTCTGGGTAGCGTGGAGTTGCTGCAAAAGGGGGACGAGCTGCACTGGTGCTATGGTCTTGGGTGGCTGGGCAGCTGCTTTCTCTTTGTCCGAATATCACGATGCAACGGTGGTAAATTCTGGCCTAACGAGGTTGACGGCACTACTGGTGGGTGCGATGTAGATGACTTTAACGTGGGGTTTGTTTTGTTTCCAAAGGAGAAGGTGGTTTGTGGCGAAGCAAGGGCCGAGACGTGCATGGGGAAGGtatgttgttttgttttgtatttaataCAGAGGCTTCGTGagtttttataaagagaaaaatgagaatatatGGTAGGGTTTAGTCGGTTTTCTAGTAGGATTTGGATTTATAAATTAGTAGCCTcagaaataagattttatttcaaaacaaaactccagtgattattctaaaaaatcgggtcataataaaaatatcaatactaaaatgataataatcttattaaaatgaataatataaaatctaatgatgatgataataataatatatatatatatttatatataatttatttatatattgactattttaaaatagtaaataaaacgataccaatatcaaaatatttcattttaattttttgaccGATACAACCTCCTATACAATATTCAAAAGATTGCTTCGGCCTATTTCTTTGGCCCTTTGCTTCTCCGTTTTTCATAAAGTTTCACAAACCAAAAGCTTTCTCTTCTAtatatttactgataaaaatagACCAGGATTCAGAAAGGAAAATCTAAGATGTAAGTACTTGTTTACCTGGAGCAGCGTAGCCAATAGAACCCTTTATTCCAACTGAACTGGTTTGGTATTGAGAAAGGTCATTTTTTGGAGAGAGAAGCCTTGCCAAACCAAAATCACTTATATAAGCAATCATGTCATTGTCAAGAAGAACATTGCTTGGCTTTAAGTCATAATGAATAATTGGTATTTTACAGTGGTCATGCAGATAATGCAGTGCAGAAGCGACATCAATTGCGATGTCTAGTCTTTGAAGAAGGCTCAAGTTTCTTGATTGATTTTCACCGACTGTATCTGGATGCAGCCAATTCTCTAAGCTTCCATTTGACATGAATTTGAAAACAAGGGCTTTAAATTCATCACCCGTGTGGTCTACACTGGAGCAACATGTTAGAATCTTAGCAATGTTCCGATGTCGTATATTTCTTAGCACATTGCATTCGGTCAAGAAACTTTCAGAAGCTCCTTCTCGATGAAGGTTCAAGACCTTGACAGCAACCATCGTCCCTTCATGATGAAGAAATCCTTTATATACAAATCCGAAACTACCGGATCCAATTAAATTGCTGGGAGAGAATCTGCCAGTCACCTGATAAAGCTCCTTGTACGAAACATTTGAAAGCAGGTCAGTTTTTGAGGGTACAGCAGatgatttcttttctaattttctccTCCGATAAAGATAATACAGCAAGGATGAAAACAGAAGGAAACATAAAGCCCCGGTAACAATTTTGAGAGATAATTTGAAAGCATGGGATTTTCCTTGCTTTCTAGTTTTGATGCCGCATGCTTGCAGATGCAATTCAGGAATACCTCCACAAAGCTTTTTATTTCCTGTCAATGATACTGCCCTTGCACTATGGAAGATTCCTTCAGTCGGTACCTCGCCCTCCAAATTATTGAAAGAAAGATTCAAATGTACCAAAACAGGTAGTTCCTGTAGATCTTCAGGAATTTGTCCTGAaaatttgttttgtgaaagATCTAAATACTTAAGGCCTTTCAAAGAAGTAAGAGATTGAGGTAAGGCTCCTAGAAATGAATTGCCCTGCAAGTAAAGATACTCCAGGCTCAAGCAATCTCCAAGAGTATTAGGAATATCAGCAGAGAGTTCGTTTTTAGAGACATCCAATCGGTAAATGTTTTTTGAATTACCAATTTCCACAGGCAGGATGCCAGATAATGAGTTCTGTGATAAGTTGAGTACTAGTAATTGGGAAGACATAATGTCTTTGGGTATGGCTCCACTAAGATTATTTTCTGCAATATCCAACTCTTGCAAGTTCTTGCAGTCTGCAAAACTCGATGGAATGCTTCCTTCCAATCTGTTTCTTGATAAGTTAAGTTCGACTAATCCAGTGAGGAAGCCAATAGAGGATGGTAATTGTCCTGACAATCTGTTTCCATCCAAATGCAATCCTTGCAGCTTTTGAAACTTCCCAAAAAAAGTAGGAATGGTGCCTTCGAACAAGTTTTGCGACATGTCTAGGATGTATAAATTGACGAGATTATCTAATGCTGCAGGAATAATTCCTGATATCTGATTTCCGGCCATATACAGTTCCACGAGTTGCATCGAGAAATTTCTTATAGAGTTGGCTAAACTACCTCCAAAAATGTTTTCACCAAAATGGAGAAATTGCAGTTTGGTGCAGTTTCTCAAAGATGTTATGAAATCCAAATCCATTGCTGAGTTACTTCCTAGATTATTTCCAGAAACACGAAGGTCCTGGAGATGTAGGAGGTTTCCAAACTGAGCTGGAACTTGTCCCACGAAATTGTTTCGGGAGAGGATAAGTATTTCAAGTCGAGAAGCATTTGATAGTGAAACTGGGATTGGACCTGAGAAATTATTTGTAGAGAAGGACAAAATCTGGAGATTTGGGAGAGTGAGACCTATATTGGCTGGAAGAGTGCCAGTAAGTCGATTACGTGCGGTTTGGATGTTACTCAAAGTTGATCTATTGTAAAGGGAAAAAGGGATCGTACCGGTCAGATTATTGGCTGCAACTATGAAGAGAGACAACCTCGGCAAAAAGCCAATTTCATAGGGAATATTTCCCCAGAAATTATTGTCTGCGACAGAGAGTTGTCGGAGTGAAGAGATATTTCCCAGAGAACGTGGGATACCTCCTGTCAAGTAATTTAAGCGAATTCTAAGCGTCTCAAGCCTCCTCAAAGAGCCTAGCTCAACAGGAATGCTCCCTGTAAGTTTGTTCTCTTCCAAATCCATGACTCTGAGTTCTGGGCAATTGGTCAAGTTTCTTGGAATTTCCCCTGTGAACGAGTTATTCCTAAGATATAGATATTGCAGTCGAAACAAAAGAGTTACTTGTTTTGGTATTTCTCCTTGTAAGAAGTTGTCTTGGAAGTCAATCCTCCTAAGAAAGCTGAGGTTGCCAATGTAAGGGGATATGGATCCGCTCAAAGCACAGCCTTGTAGGAGCAAGGCGGTGACCCTTCGATGCCTATGGCCGCAAGAAACTCCGTACCAGTTGCAGAAGTGGAGAGACTCACTCCAGGAGCTCAAAATGTTATGAGGATCAGTGTTTATCATTTCTTTGAGTTTGACCAGAGGTAAACGATCACTCTCGTTTGTCGGAGAGGCAGTAGCAGTTGTGATCGGTTGTAAGCAAGGTATGGTTAAAGAAAGGAGTAGAATGACGTGCAAATATGCAGTGGGTAATGAACATAGCTTCATTGATATTTGTTTGGAGAAACAGAAACGCTGGGAAATATTAATGGATTCTTCTTTCAGGATTTCCTCTCTAACAACGGATGCCTTCAAACAGCAATTGGGTTTTATAGTTTTTGcgattataaaaatatgaaaaattaaataaataaatcaatcgAGTATGTATTCAATTTGTTTTTGCCTGCCCTGGTTCGCTGTCGGAGTAGGTGACTAATCTTTGAGTGCTGCGTTGTCGATCGTTGATGAGCTGATCATCTAGTCCTCCAGCTGCATTGAAGAACTTGAAGACTTGGCGTTTGCGGTCTTCCCTAAAGTCGTAGACGTGGTTGCTCCGTTTTCGTTGAAGCCGTAGAATACGGATCTAAAAATAAGAATCGAATTTAAAATCGAAAAATGCCTCGTTAATTAAGTCTAATGATTCAATAAATTGAACACACTTTGTATGggatatttcaattttaataaaaaaaaattaaaaatatacataatgtaatttaaacatttatcatgtttaaatataatgataaaattatgatatgaatctcaattatttcaataaatatgtaatttatgtatttaatctCAGTTGTTCTATTTTTTGTCTCAAACATTCTTGATAGAGATAAATATCATTAAGATATTTATtcaaatattctaattttaaccgtgcaactaaataaaataaataacttcatattctatctttcaattttttctaccCTTCTTTTTGAGtataaagatgaaaaagttaatatatgtttaattttatcatattttaataaataaaaaataaaacaaaactcatttcacagacataataaaaaaaaagaaacacagtTTTGAATCGTTTAGAATAAGttcaaatcaattttaaaacGATTATAATCGATCGCAATGTACTAAAATCGGTTCG
This window harbors:
- the LOC121265198 gene encoding putative receptor-like protein kinase At3g47110, with product MKLCSLPTAYLHVILLLSLTIPCLQPITTATASPTNESDRLPLVKLKEMINTDPHNILSSWSESLHFCNWYGVSCGHRHRRVTALLLQGCALSGSISPYIGNLSFLRRIDFQDNFLQGEIPKQVTLLFRLQYLYLRNNSFTGEIPRNLTNCPELRVMDLEENKLTGSIPVELGSLRRLETLRIRLNYLTGGIPRSLGNISSLRQLSVADNNFWGNIPYEIGFLPRLSLFIVAANNLTGTIPFSLYNRSTLSNIQTARNRLTGTLPANIGLTLPNLQILSFSTNNFSGPIPVSLSNASRLEILILSRNNFVGQVPAQFGNLLHLQDLRVSGNNLGSNSAMDLDFITSLRNCTKLQFLHFGENIFGGSLANSIRNFSMQLVELYMAGNQISGIIPAALDNLVNLYILDMSQNLFEGTIPTFFGKFQKLQGLHLDGNRLSGQLPSSIGFLTGLVELNLSRNRLEGSIPSSFADCKNLQELDIAENNLSGAIPKDIMSSQLLVLNLSQNSLSGILPVEIGNSKNIYRLDVSKNELSADIPNTLGDCLSLEYLYLQGNSFLGALPQSLTSLKGLKYLDLSQNKFSGQIPEDLQELPVLVHLNLSFNNLEGEVPTEGIFHSARAVSLTGNKKLCGGIPELHLQACGIKTRKQGKSHAFKLSLKIVTGALCFLLFSSLLYYLYRRRKLEKKSSAVPSKTDLLSNVSYKELYQVTGRFSPSNLIGSGSFGFVYKGFLHHEGTMVAVKVLNLHREGASESFLTECNVLRNIRHRNIAKILTCCSSVDHTGDEFKALVFKFMSNGSLENWLHPDTVGENQSRNLSLLQRLDIAIDVASALHYLHDHCKIPIIHYDLKPSNVLLDNDMIAYISDFGLARLLSPKNDLSQYQTSSVGIKGSIGYAAPGKQVLTS